The Gorilla gorilla gorilla isolate KB3781 chromosome 11, NHGRI_mGorGor1-v2.1_pri, whole genome shotgun sequence genome contains the following window.
ctgcactccagcttgggcaacagagaagacactgtctcaaaaaaaaaaaaaaaaaaaagggaatggtaggatgtgggtgtgtgtgtatatgtatgtgtggatatatcatgtgtatgtatgtatatataatgtataatttacattatgtatttttatatttttgaacaaTGGCTCTCCGCTTATCCAGGAAATCCAAACATCTGAGAATAAAAGTACCATACTCTTTGCCAAGTGACTTGAAATACTGATACGTATAATTTCAACATGTAAACTGGAGACAGTTTTTCTAGGAGAACATCTAATCCAAAAGCAAAACCATGAAAAAACATACCTATGAAAGAGCCATCATGCTCAGATAAGGTGCGATCAGATGCTTCAAGATTTTCCTATTCAtatgtattttctgatttttattttgttctctcttaACACCATAGGGAAATAGTTATGAGTATCaaagattttaagaaaattatattattttctgctGATTGGGAAAAGACAGTTTCTCTACTTAAGAGTTTCTCTACTTAAGTTGAGAGAGACAGTTACTCTACTTAAGAATTAAATATATCACCAAGCTCAGAAAGAGATATAGTCTTATCTGGGCTTTCATTAGGAACCACTGGAACTAGTTTGTTAACAGCTGAGATCAGATATAATTTCTATTGAGAGTCTCAAGCATGAGTCATGTGTTAAGTAATGACAGCGGACTGATTCCATGAAGGCTGGGCTTGGATGTTCTTTAGATAGAAAGCAAGGAATACTTTTTTCATACTTTTAGGAATTGTCCAATTTTTCAGAGAttctgagaaaaacagaaaatgtaatgTGTGagtgtcgttgttgttgttgtttttaactggCTATTATCCTCTAAATCCAAAGGGTTAAAACCAAGGTACCCTTGACAGCCTTCAGGCCTGCTTCTTCGACTGCCATAGAATTGAGTTGGAAGCTGAAGAATATTTTACACACAAAGTTCCTTATAGCTGAACTCTGGAAGAGGGGAGCTTTTCACAAGACTGATGTCATGTGGGAACGGAGGAGTGGAGAGCACAGCCCAACCCCCCTTCGGGTGGGGGCCCGTAATGCATTTGCAGTCCTCCTGGAATGCTGTCATTAGGCATCATTCAGTGGACTGAAAACTCCCGAGTCTCACTCCAGAGAAGCTGGATGGTGCTAGAATGCTGTCCCGAGATGGACACAGGGGCCATGCAAAGCCCCACAGGAGGGCCCTTGTCATAGCCAGGAGGGCACCAGCCACCCCCAAGCTAAAGGAAGTGGGTGAACAGAAGTGCCAGGGTGAGCAGAAGCTCAGGCCAGATCCCATCTCAGATCACCCGCCTGACAGGTCTAGGGAAGGAGCATCCTGCAGGCCTGTAAGCTGTCAGCAAAGTGAGTTGGGTCTCAGGCCGTCACCAGGGATTGCGCTGCTGTGACTGGGCGGGAACACAGCAGAGCCGAGCTGCCAGCTTCCTGGGCTGAGCCTCAGGAGGGGAGGCCAAGCCTGAGGAGCAGCTTAGTTTTGCAGGCTCTCCATTCGCTCCCCCAAACTCTCCTGTTTTTGTCCCTTAAGGGGCAGCCCTGAAGCACAGAGCTGGCCACCAGCTGTTCATGAGAGATGCTTTAGTAGGCCATATTTATCTCCTTTTTATCCCAAAGAGTCTTCCTTGTCGTATTTCAGCAGGGGCCATTTTATGGTAAGTCCTTGCAGGGCAGCCTCACCCAGGCTCTCAGCACAGTGCTGTGGAAGGCACCAGGCTCCCTGGGGGGGCCCTTCCTCGGCTCTTGCTTCACTGTAGATAAGAAATCAAAAAATCCTTGTTGATTGCATCAACTCCTCAGGTTAATTTGACAGTAAGTCATCAGGCATCATCTATAAAGTCCAGAGGAATCTGTTTGTGTTGTTTGAAAGGCcttgaaggccaggtgcggtggctcatgcctgtaatcccaacactttgggaggctggggcaggtggatcgcttgaggtcaagagtttgagaccagtttggccaacatggtgaaacccgatctctaccaaaaatagaaaaattagccgggcatggaggcgggcgcctgtaatcccagctacttgggaggctgaggcagcagaatcgcttgaacccgggaggcagaggttgcagtgagctgagatcgcaccactgtactccagcctggacgacagaacaagactccatctcaaaaaaatatataaataaaaaataaaataaaagaccttGAAGATAGTGATGACGTAGTAGCAGGTGATTTGTTCCACAGAAACTACAAATCGTGAGAACCTGAACTGGCATGCCAGAAACATGAGATTCCACTGCTTCAGTGCTGTTTTTCTCCTTTACAGGAATTTGAAAGGGAAAAACACGCCCACAGTATACTGCAATTTCAGTTTGCTGAAGTCAAGGAGGCCCTGAAGCAAAGAGAGGAAATGCTCGAGGTAGGTAGCATTctcctgcttttcttttccttttttccctttggagCATTTTGTCAGGCCATGACTATCTTAGCTTAGGCTGCAGTAATAAAATACCATACACagcgtggcttaaacaacagaaattaattttcttacaattctggaggctgggagtccaagatcaaggttggGTTCaggtgaggcctctcttcctggcctgCAGACAGCCACTTTCTTGCTGTATCCTTCCTCAAACGGTGGAGAAAAAGCAATGTCTCTGATGGCTCTTcgtataaggacactaatcctatctGATCAGGACCCcactcttatgacctcatttaaccttaattacttcgtAAAAACCGTATCTCcagatacagtcacattgggCATTAGGGCTTCAACAGATGAATTTAGAGGGACACAATTCATTCCATGGCAATTACtaaagttttcagttttcttaaatctgAGAGTTTAGGCTAACTCTCCATCCCTAGATTTATGAAACAGTCCCTCTCACTGGTGAACATTCCTATTCTTTGGTGATCTTGTATTTGTTTGGGGaggtgtggtagacagaataatggtcccccaaAGTTGTCTACATCCAGATCCCTGGAAACTGTAAATATGATGTCTTACATGGTTAAAGGGCCCCTGCAGTTGTGATTAGAGACCTTGAGAGAAGGGATTATCCTGATTATTTGATGGAACAAGCATCCTTCTAAGAGGAAGGCAACTCAAAGGCAGAAGTAGAAGATGTGACACAGGGAGCTGAGGTTGGAGCGATGCAAGagaggggccatgagccaaggaaagcAGCTCAGtcttagaagctgaaaaaggcagggaaacagattctccctagAGCCTCCCAGAAAGGCTTGATTTTAGCCCATGAGACTCATTTgggacttctgacctctagaattgcaagagaataaatttgtgttttaagctgctgAATTTATGACGATTCATTACAATGgcaataagaaactaatacagggttggtttttaattttttgacttaATCGGTTCTTTAACTGCTGCCTTGAAGTGAGAATTTCACCCAAAGCAGGTTTTCTTCCTGCACTTCTTGAAGCCGGAAGTAGgacaaggaaaaaaatcctagaaTGCTGACGATGAATTCAGGGTTGATGAGGTGAAAGGGTGCTTGCGGCCTCACTCACTGTCCCAGCTCTCAGGTTATCTCTCGGGCTGgggtttttcttcctctttaaccctttatctgctttctgtctgttCCTTTCCTCAGGAAATCCGACAGCTACAGCAGAAACAGGCGAGTTCTATCAGGGAGATTTCTGATCTTCAGGAAACAATAGAGTGGAAAGACAAAAAGATAGGGGTAGGATTCCCAAGTCTTGAAAATCTACTCAAATGGGCAGCCTGCTTAGCAAATTGAGTTTTTTCAGTCTTTAGTTTGCAAAACCGCTTGTCTGAGTATGCATGCAACTCCCACGTGACACAGTTgtattaatgtatttaattttattaagtaGTGAATACACTAACTTATCCaaattggtatgaacttggaatgtGACATGGACTCTCCATGGAGGGTCTTGTGAATGCATAGCTGTGCGCTCTGCCTGCCCCGTGGGTGGGCCAGGCCAGTGGTTGTCGAAGCAGCTGGAGTGAGGAGGACACTCTGAGGAGGTCTGATGTGTGCAAGGCCAGATGTCTTGGGATTATCTGCCTGGCGgtgctttgagaaaaaaaatctaagcacCACCAGGCAGATATCCCCACCGTGAAATCTTCCCCAGGGAAGGTCTCCACATACCCTTCTCCCTCCACAAGAAGAAAAGAGGCAGTTCTACACTTAGAATTGAAGGATAGGGGGAACAGAACCCCACAAAGTAACTGTCATGATTGGTAACAACAAATGGTTTCCCCAAAATAGTGATTCATACACCTAGCTCTAATAAAGACGCCGAGATACCTGCACAAACCATCGGCATGTTGACTCAACAAGCCACGCTGTGTTTCCACTGTCATGCTCATCAGCACttaggattgtgtgtgtgtgtgtgtgcgtgtgtgtgtgtgtgtgtgtctgcatgcacGCACACTTTAGGACCACTTCGTTTATCTGAGATGATGGATACCAAGAATCAGTGTATAAAAATAGTCTAAATGGCTACAACAGCTGTCCTGGGAGGTGCGTAAGCAATCCTTTTTCTTTACTGGCCCCTCGTTCAAGTGGAGACTTTGCTTAACTCTAACGCAGCTGTGAACACACAGATAAAGCTAGAAAATGATGCAAATATAGTAACCTCTGGGGCCCCGTGCTGTGTCCGTGTGCTTCAAGATGCGCATGTCTTTCATGGAGTATGAACAGTAACATTTCTTGGATTATATATACTAAGCGAAAAGCTTAATACTTGGATTTTGTTAGTATCTTTAGGCAGAGTCTCTTTAATGTCTAGAGTCCACTAGTGTTTTAGATGGTAGAAGCCTCCTTCTCGTTCCTGCTTCTGAAGTAACTTGCTCATCTGTGCaaatcttcttctttctcttggctCTGCTGCACACTCAGGCATTAGAGAGGCAGAAAGAGTTCTTTGATTCCGTAAGGAGTGAACGGGATGATCTTAGAGAAGAAGTAGTCATGCTGAAAGAGGAATTAAAGGTATGAAGCCAAagtagttttatttaaaaaaaaaagaaaaaaaaatccaggtgacAACAGCAAATTTTGGGATGCTGTGAATATGTGTGTACATAATTCATTGTATGTCATTTAGTTCTGTTAATAATTCATGTATTGGGTTAACTGACAGCGATGAGATGTAAAATAAATGTAGGTTCAGTGGGTGGTGCCCAAGGCCTTTTGATGTTAATAAACATAGCCAATCTTGAATGCAAGAATTTTTTGATATATTATCTAAATTTTTCTCATACTCACTAGTAAATTCTCCAGGATATTACTCAGACTTAGAGAATTAATTTGCCTCTTTATATTAAAACCCCcaatttaaggacttctctagaGGAACAGTGACTTGGGTAAGTGGTTTGGGCAAGGATCCCGCAAATTATACTTTGAGACCTACTACGTTACAGGTGGAAGACGGTTCCCTGTCCTTGGTGGGCCACGCCAAGGCGTCTTCAGCTGCTGCTTGACACAGGTGAAGCACCAGTGGCAGCACTCTGGGTGGGCGGGTTCCTGAACCGTCACCATCTGCTGCTTGGCCTCCAGGGTCAAAGCCAGAGCAGTGAGCCAGCCAGCTACAGGCTTAGAGCTAAGATTCGTAGTTCTGCTCCTCGAAGAGGCGATCAGTTCAGGGGAGTTCCTCACACACAAGGGAGAGAGAGCCGCAGGCAGCAGGAGGGCGTGGGTGAGTGATGTCTGCAGTTGGGAAGTGCTGCTGTTTTCAGTGAATTCTGTTTCTTTTGAATATACTGAACATTCTAGCCACCTCTGAATTCCTTCTTTAACATAAGTTTCATGTGTCTCTTTCAGaacatgtatatatttctttctttatctggTTCCTCTTTTTAAAGAATGCAATCAGGGTTTTAAAATGAAAGGTCACTTGGCAGTGACTTGCTTACTGCTCCACTTGGGGGCAGCCCACAGGCCACTACCTGTAGTTAAAAAGGATGCCTGGTGGAAGTAGCTTGTCACCAGCAAATGAAAGCATGGATTGGAACATCTGAGAAAGAAGTAGCCCTTGGAGGACGATATCccagatttgtgtgtgttgaccGAATATTTATGAGTGCTGCACCCTAGCATTTCTCTTGACTCCGTTACCCTGTACttcaggaaaaaatggttttcttttttattattgcattaaaacagagtttaacctaATATCACTGAGTAAATATTACGATGAGCCTATTTTTGTTCCCAGAAACATGGAATAATCCTAAATTCAGAAATAGCTACCAATGGAGAGACTTCCGACACCCTCAATAATGTTGGATACCAAGGTCCTACCAAGATGACGAAAGAAGAGTTAAATGCCCTCAAGTCGACAGGGGATGGGACCCTAGGTAAGTATTTGCTTTCCTTCGGCTCCTCACACCTTTCCACTGAGCATTGGTTCACCCTCCACGCACTGCTGGGGTTGGAGCCACCATCACTGATGGGTTAACAGTCACCAGCATGCCATTTGTTTCATCACTTCATGGTAATTTCCTTGCCACCCGGTGTGGTCACCCACGTGTTGTCTGGCATGCATCTCTGTGTAGTGCACCATCAATGGCTCAAGTGAACCTTTTCTTTTGCTGCTCAAAGCTACCAAGCAAGACTGTGAAGGCAAAAGGAAAATAGTCTCAAAATTAAGTAACAACGTGGAGAGTACTATTTGGTTTTCCTCAGACACATATATATCTGTACCTATAAAGTGTGGCTTTTTAAACCGATTCTATGACAGAATTATCAAAAGATCAGAATAGTTGAGGCCGTCAAGTCAGTTGGCCATATTTGCAAGCCAACATCGACATCCTGGGCAGCATTCAGCATTTTGAGGGTACGGGGTGCCTGTGGACAGCAGGTCTGTCTGTGTTGCCGTTTTCAAGCCACCACTCAAGGTGGGCAGGCGGCCGTGGTAGTGGGTGTGGCAGTGCTGAGAGTCTGAGTATGCCCACCTTTGTCAGAGGGGATCCTCCTTTGTATGCCACGTGTTTGCTTCTGAAAGAATATAAAACTGGGGAATCCAGTAGATGAGAGGAATATTTTATACCATTTTCAATGATCTGATTTGTCATAATTTGTCATAAGAGTTGGCTTTGGGAGAAACCTTCAGATTCTGGCATGCAGCCTGAAGTTGCAGCGTGCAAGTGAGGCCTCATCTGTCACTGGTCACCCTCTGCATTCCAGTGTTTTACAAAGAGGCTGGAATAAGGTCGGGGTCCGtgacttttcattttaatttagaagctttcatcttatttctttttatgtatggAAATGTAGACACCTCCAGGCCCCATCGTCTCAGGCCTCACATTCCAGGGAGGTACCTCATTCATTACCTTTATGACTATTAAAGAAACACAGCTCTTTTCAATTGCGTAAAAAAAGTTGTGgcctagtgcagtggctcacacttctaatcccagcactgcgggtggccaaggctggaggatcacttaagaccaggaatTCCAGGCCAGCCCGGCAACCTAGCAAGATTCCGTCTCTAGATAGGTATGTAATATCTATATACCATTGTTGAGAAAAGATAAATTAATCAATTTCCATCATACCTTTATATGAGCTACCCGAACAGCTAGGAATCTGATCATGCTGCTCTTACTCAAACACACATTTTATAAATCTTTGATAACCATTGTGAAATGTTTTAAGAACCAGAAATGTCAGTTTTGAAAGTGGCCTTCAAATGACTTTTGATCACATATTCCTTCAGCAAAGAATTGTAGGATCcaatatgtatgtttattttaaatctacATATGTATACTATTTCATTAATATAAAATGTACGTTGTAAAATATATGCAAAGATATGCAAAGAAGTTTTAGAGTAAAACTCTAAATAGAATTCCTAATATTTCCCCCATTTTCCCTGGGATATGGGCACCCCACCATGGAGATCACTGGGCTATAAAATTATCTAGCTTTGACTTTCCGTAACATAGTCCTGTATCTAATCTGCTGGGGTTTTGTTTGGAGAATCCAAAAATTCCAAAACAGTTTGATGTTCTTTAGACGATGaataatttatcatttaatttAGTGGTCATCTTGATCTTGAACATTTGCCTCCTGCTGGTCCCTTCTCCCTAGTCCCTTAGGGAATGGAGCAGAGGTATCAGGGCACGGACACAGGGTGTTTTCTCAGGAAAACAATGGTTGAGTGGCAGAAGATAGATTTCTTTTCATATGAGCTATTTCAAAAGCATCTTCCTTGAGATTGACCTTGAGGCTGCATTTCTAAAAGTGCActgaatattcttttaaaaaattacttgaaaGCTGCTTTTAGGGCTGTGTGACATGCAGTGCAGTTTGACAGCTGCAGAAGTACAAGTTGTCAAGTTGTTCATTGAGAAGTGAGAGTGGGGAATTGAACCTTCAGTCTGTTCCTAAACCCATCATTGTGGATTGTTTGGCTGCCTGATCCAGAGTTCTTTCTATTTGTCAAAACTTAACGTCACCTTTAAAAATCTGTCCACACAAGATGGCACCAGCAGCCACTCTGGCCTTTGATGTGGTGGCAGTGGCCCTCACTGACCCAAAATTTACTAATGCAACTGCTGCTTTGCCGCACAGAACTGGCAAAGGCTTGTTTCTCATGACTCTTTGATGACTCTCTCTTTAGGAACAGGGGTGGGTGGGATTTAGAACATGTGTTTACATTCTAATGTAAATTATGTGGCCACCACATCATGGGGTCCCTTCAATTTTCTCAATGGTCTTTTAGGAAGAGCCAGTGAAGTGGAGGTGAAAAATGAAATCGTGGcgaatgtggggaaaagagaaatCTTGCACAATACTGAGAAAGAACAACACACAGAGGACACAGTGAAGGACTGTGTGGACATAGAGGTATTCCCTGCTGGTGAGAATACCGAGGACCAGAAATCCTCTGAAGACACTGCCCCATTCCTAGGAACCTTAGCAGGTGCTACCTATGAGGAACAGATTCAAAGCCAAATTCTTGAGAGCACTTCTCTCCCTGAAAACACAGTACAGGTTGAGTCAAATGAGGTCATGGGTGCACCAGATGACAGGACCAGAACTCCCCTTGAGCCATCCAACTGTTGGAGTGACTTAGATGATGGGAGCCACACAGAGAATGTGGGAGAGGCAGCAGTGACTCAGGTTGAAGAGcaggcaggcacagtggcctCGTGTCCTTTAGGGCATAGTGATGACACAGTTCATCATGATGACAAATGTATGGTAGAGGTCCCCCAAGAGTTAGAGACAAGCACAGGGCATAGTTTAGagaaagaattcaccaaccaGGAAGCAGCTGAGCCCAAGGAGGTTCCAGCGCACAGTACAGAAGTAGGTAGGGATCACAACGAAGAAGAGGGTGAAGAAACAGGATTAAGGGATGAGAAACCAATCAAGACAGAAGTTCCTGGTTCTCCAGCAGGAACTGAGGGCAATGGTCAGGAAGCGGCAGGTCCAAGTACAGTAGACACTCAAAATGAACCCTTAGATATGAAAGAGCCCGACGAAGAAAAGAATGACCAACAGGGAGAGGCATTGGACTCATCACAGAAGAagacaaagaacaagaaaaagaaaaacaagaagaaaaaatcccAAGTACCCGTAGAAACCCTTAAAGATGTTAAAAAAGAGTTAACATATCAGAACACAGATTTAAGTGAAATTAAGGAAGAAGAGCAGGTAAAGTCCACTGACAGAAAGTCAGCAGTGGAAGCCCAAAACGAGGTGACTGAAAATCCAAAACAGAAAATTGCAGCAGAAAGCAGTGAAAATGTTGATTGTCCGGAGAATCCTAAAATTAAGTTGGATGGAAAACTTGACCAAGAAGGTGATGATGTACAAACAGCAGCTGAGGAGGTACTAGC
Protein-coding sequences here:
- the LRRFIP1 gene encoding leucine-rich repeat flightless-interacting protein 1 isoform X26, which encodes MTSPAAAQSREIDCLSPEAQKLAEARLAAKRAARAEAREIRMKELERQQKEIYQVQKKYYGLDTKWGDIEQWMEDSERYSRRSRRNTSASDEDERMSVGSRGSLRVEERPEKDFTEKGSRNMPGLSAATLASLGGTSSRRGSGDTSISIDTEASIREIKELNELKDQIQDVEGKYMQGLKEMKDSLAEVEEKYKKAMVSNAQLDNEKTNFMYQVDTLKDMLLELEEQLAESRRQYEEKNKEFEREKHAHSILQFQFAEVKEALKQREEMLEKHGIILNSEIATNGETSDTLNNVGYQGPTKMTKEELNALKSTGDGTLGRASEVEVKNEIVANVGKREILHNTEKEQHTEDTVKDCVDIEVFPAGENTEDQKSSEDTAPFLGTLAGATYEEQIQSQILESTSLPENTVQVESNEVMGAPDDRTRTPLEPSNCWSDLDDGSHTENVGEAAVTQVEEQAGTVASCPLGHSDDTVHHDDKCMVEVPQELETSTGHSLEKEFTNQEAAEPKEVPAHSTEVGRDHNEEEGEETGLRDEKPIKTEVPGSPAGTEGNGQEAAGPSTVDTQNEPLDMKEPDEEKNDQQGEALDSSQKKTKNKKKKNKKKKSQVPVETLKDVKKELTYQNTDLSEIKEEEQVKSTDRKSAVEAQNEVTENPKQKIAAESSENVDCPENPKIKLDGKLDQEGDDVQTAAEEVLADGDTLDFEDDTVQSSGPRAGGEELDEGVAKDNAKIDGATQSSPAEPRSEDADRCTLPEYESPSQDISDACEAESTERCEMSEHASQTVRKALDSNSLENDDLSAPGGEPGDFSPESREDTRGGNEKGKSKEDCTMS
- the LRRFIP1 gene encoding leucine-rich repeat flightless-interacting protein 1 isoform X14, with product MTSPAAAQSREIDCLSPEAQKLAEARLAAKRAARAEAREIRMKELERQQKETNGYDGELYGSQSLNRRSGRNSSYSGDSRFSTLSSSREEKLPSCLYSAARPSGSYRASVLDEGSFGGARRGSTSGSRAPSEYSGHLNSSSRASSRASSARASPVVEERPEKDFTEKGSRNMPGLSAATLASLGGTSSRRGSGDTSISIDTEASIREIKELNELKDQIQDVEGKYMQGLKEMKDSLAEVEEKYKKAMVSNAQLDNEKTNFMYQVDTLKDMLLELEEQLAESRRQYEEKNKEFEREKHAHSILQFQFAEVKEALKQREEMLEEIRQLQQKQASSIREISDLQETIEWKDKKIGALERQKEFFDSVRSERDDLREEVVMLKEELKKHGIILNSEIATNGETSDTLNNVGYQGPTKMTKEELNALKSTGDGTLGRASEVEVKNEIVANVGKREILHNTEKEQHTEDTVKDCVDIEVFPAGENTEDQKSSEDTAPFLGTLAGATYEEQIQSQILESTSLPENTVQVESNEVMGAPDDRTRTPLEPSNCWSDLDDGSHTENVGEAAVTQVEEQAGTVASCPLGHSDDTVHHDDKCMVEVPQELETSTGHSLEKEFTNQEAAEPKEVPAHSTEVGRDHNEEEGEETGLRDEKPIKTEVPGSPAGTEGNGQEAAGPSTVDTQNEPLDMKEPDEEKNDQQGEALDSSQKKTKNKKKKNKKKKSQVPVETLKDVKKELTYQNTDLSEIKEEEQVKSTDRKSAVEAQNEVTENPKQKIAAESSENVDCPENPKIKLDGKLDQEGDDVQTAAEEVLADGDTLDFEDDTVQSSGPRAGGEELDEGVAKDNAKIDGATQSSPAEPRSEDADRCTLPEYESPSQDISDACEAESTERCEMSEHASQTVRKALDSNSLENDDLSAPGGEPGDFSPESREDTRGGNEKGKSKEDCTMS
- the LRRFIP1 gene encoding leucine-rich repeat flightless-interacting protein 1 isoform X28 — encoded protein: MDMGTQGSGRKRLPNRERLTAEDDALNQIAREAEARLAAKRAARAEAREIRMKELERQQKEEDSERYSRRSRRNTSASDEDERMSVGSRGSLRVEERPEKDFTEKGSRNMPGLSAATLASLGGTSSRRGSGDTSISIDTEASIREIKELNELKDQIQDVEGKYMQGLKEMKDSLAEVEEKYKKAMVSNAQLDNEKTNFMYQVDTLKDMLLELEEQLAESRRQYEEKNKEFEREKHAHSILQFQFAEVKEALKQREEMLEKHGIILNSEIATNGETSDTLNNVGYQGPTKMTKEELNALKSTGDGTLGRASEVEVKNEIVANVGKREILHNTEKEQHTEDTVKDCVDIEVFPAGENTEDQKSSEDTAPFLGTLAGATYEEQIQSQILESTSLPENTVQVESNEVMGAPDDRTRTPLEPSNCWSDLDDGSHTENVGEAAVTQVEEQAGTVASCPLGHSDDTVHHDDKCMVEVPQELETSTGHSLEKEFTNQEAAEPKEVPAHSTEVGRDHNEEEGEETGLRDEKPIKTEVPGSPAGTEGNGQEAAGPSTVDTQNEPLDMKEPDEEKNDQQGEALDSSQKKTKNKKKKNKKKKSQVPVETLKDVKKELTYQNTDLSEIKEEEQVKSTDRKSAVEAQNEVTENPKQKIAAESSENVDCPENPKIKLDGKLDQEGDDVQTAAEEVLADGDTLDFEDDTVQSSGPRAGGEELDEGVAKDNAKIDGATQSSPAEPRSEDADRCTLPEYESPSQDISDACEAESTERCEMSEHASQTVRKALDSNSLENDDLSAPGGEPGDFSPESREDTRGGNEKGKSKEDCTMS
- the LRRFIP1 gene encoding leucine-rich repeat flightless-interacting protein 1 isoform X37, producing the protein MTSPAAAQSREIDCLSPEAQKLAEARLAAKRAARAEAREIRMKELERQQKEVEERPEKDFTEKGSRNMPGLSAATLASLGGTSSRRGSGDTSISIDTEASIREIKELNELKDQIQDVEGKYMQGLKEMKDSLAEVEEKYKKAMVSNAQLDNEKTNFMYQVDTLKDMLLELEEQLAESRRQYEEKNKEFEREKHAHSILQFQFAEVKEALKQREEMLEKHGIILNSEIATNGETSDTLNNVGYQGPTKMTKEELNALKSTGDGTLGRASEVEVKNEIVANVGKREILHNTEKEQHTEDTVKDCVDIEVFPAGENTEDQKSSEDTAPFLGTLAGATYEEQIQSQILESTSLPENTVQVESNEVMGAPDDRTRTPLEPSNCWSDLDDGSHTENVGEAAVTQVEEQAGTVASCPLGHSDDTVHHDDKCMVEVPQELETSTGHSLEKEFTNQEAAEPKEVPAHSTEVGRDHNEEEGEETGLRDEKPIKTEVPGSPAGTEGNGQEAAGPSTVDTQNEPLDMKEPDEEKNDQQGEALDSSQKKTKNKKKKNKKKKSQVPVETLKDVKKELTYQNTDLSEIKEEEQVKSTDRKSAVEAQNEVTENPKQKIAAESSENVDCPENPKIKLDGKLDQEGDDVQTAAEEVLADGDTLDFEDDTVQSSGPRAGGEELDEGVAKDNAKIDGATQSSPAEPRSEDADRCTLPEYESPSQDISDACEAESTERCEMSEHASQTVRKALDSNSLENDDLSAPGGEPGDFSPESREDTRGGNEKGKSKEDCTMS
- the LRRFIP1 gene encoding leucine-rich repeat flightless-interacting protein 1 isoform X30 — protein: MTSPAAAQSREIDCLSPEAQKLAEARLAAKRAARAEAREIRMKELERQQKEVEERPEKDFTEKGSRNMPGLSAATLASLGGTSSRRGSGDTSISIDTEASIREIKDSLAEVEEKYKKAMVSNAQLDNEKTNFMYQVDTLKDMLLELEEQLAESRRQYEEKNKEFEREKHAHSILQFQFAEVKEALKQREEMLEEIRQLQQKQASSIREISDLQETIEWKDKKIGALERQKEFFDSVRSERDDLREEVVMLKEELKKHGIILNSEIATNGETSDTLNNVGYQGPTKMTKEELNALKSTGDGTLGRASEVEVKNEIVANVGKREILHNTEKEQHTEDTVKDCVDIEVFPAGENTEDQKSSEDTAPFLGTLAGATYEEQIQSQILESTSLPENTVQVESNEVMGAPDDRTRTPLEPSNCWSDLDDGSHTENVGEAAVTQVEEQAGTVASCPLGHSDDTVHHDDKCMVEVPQELETSTGHSLEKEFTNQEAAEPKEVPAHSTEVGRDHNEEEGEETGLRDEKPIKTEVPGSPAGTEGNGQEAAGPSTVDTQNEPLDMKEPDEEKNDQQGEALDSSQKKTKNKKKKNKKKKSQVPVETLKDVKKELTYQNTDLSEIKEEEQVKSTDRKSAVEAQNEVTENPKQKIAAESSENVDCPENPKIKLDGKLDQEGDDVQTAAEEVLADGDTLDFEDDTVQSSGPRAGGEELDEGVAKDNAKIDGATQSSPAEPRSEDADRCTLPEYESPSQDISDACEAESTERCEMSEHASQTVRKALDSNSLENDDLSAPGGEPGDFSPESREDTRGGNEKGKSKEDCTMS
- the LRRFIP1 gene encoding leucine-rich repeat flightless-interacting protein 1 isoform X32 yields the protein MTSPAAAQSREIDCLSPEAQKLAEARLAAKRAARAEAREIRMKELERQQKEEDSERYSRRSRRNTSASDEDERMSVGSRGSLRVEERPEKDFTEKGSRNMPGLSAATLASLGGTSSRRGSGDTSISIDTEASIREIKELNELKDQIQDVEGKYMQGLKEMKDSLAEVEEKYKKAMVSNAQLDNEKTNFMYQVDTLKDMLLELEEQLAESRRQYEEKNKEFEREKHAHSILQFQFAEVKEALKQREEMLEKHGIILNSEIATNGETSDTLNNVGYQGPTKMTKEELNALKSTGDGTLGRASEVEVKNEIVANVGKREILHNTEKEQHTEDTVKDCVDIEVFPAGENTEDQKSSEDTAPFLGTLAGATYEEQIQSQILESTSLPENTVQVESNEVMGAPDDRTRTPLEPSNCWSDLDDGSHTENVGEAAVTQVEEQAGTVASCPLGHSDDTVHHDDKCMVEVPQELETSTGHSLEKEFTNQEAAEPKEVPAHSTEVGRDHNEEEGEETGLRDEKPIKTEVPGSPAGTEGNGQEAAGPSTVDTQNEPLDMKEPDEEKNDQQGEALDSSQKKTKNKKKKNKKKKSQVPVETLKDVKKELTYQNTDLSEIKEEEQVKSTDRKSAVEAQNEVTENPKQKIAAESSENVDCPENPKIKLDGKLDQEGDDVQTAAEEVLADGDTLDFEDDTVQSSGPRAGGEELDEGVAKDNAKIDGATQSSPAEPRSEDADRCTLPEYESPSQDISDACEAESTERCEMSEHASQTVRKALDSNSLENDDLSAPGGEPGDFSPESREDTRGGNEKGKSKEDCTMS